agtataataaggcaaaaaaaggtgaaaaaatgccatagtatagtaaggtatgaaaatgtcaaaaaacgtcatagtatagtaagtcataaaacgtcatactaaagtaaggcattacaGTCGGCAATAAAcctaaaatgcatttttaaggACTTTGACAGGAAGCCAGATTGCCCTGAGAGAACCCATAGAGACACaagaagaacatgcaaactcctaATAGAATGGCCCCACACAGGGCTTGAACTCACAACCTGCTCATTGAAGAGCAAGAGCTGTAACCAGGATACTACTAACACTCTTCAgaaccaaaaaacattatagtaaagtatggattgaaacatcatagtatagtatggtataaaaatgtcaaaaaatgtcaaagtatagtaaggcataaaacgtcatagtatagtaagatttaaaatgtcatagtatagtaatgcataaaaaggtgaaaaaaagtcatggtatagtaaggcaaaaaaaggacaacaaacgtcatagtatagtaagtaatgctttactttagtatgacgttttatgatttactatactatgacgttttttgacatttttatgctttactacattttatgccttgctatactatgacgtcttttaacattttatgccttactatactatgatgttttaatccatactttactatgatgtgttttgttgtaaagAGTAAGGCACAGTGGTTAGATCTCTCACCTTTCAATGAGAAGGTTATGGGCCCCGTCTAAGGCCGTTCTGTtaggagtttgcatgttcttgtGTCTTTTTGGGTTCTCTCATGCCAATCTGGCTTCCTCTCACAGTCCTACAGTCCGACTGTAATGCattactttagtatgacgttttatgatttactatactatgacgttttcagacattttcatagtttactatactatgacgttttttgacctcactatacaatgacattttaaacctcactatactatgacgtttcatgacttttttttgctttactacactatcgcgtttttttacctttctttgctttactatacgatgactttttttgacctttttatgccttactatactatgacgttttttacttttttatgctttactttattatgacgttttttggccttgttatgccttactataatataatgttttttgacctttttatgccttaccataatatcacatttcatgtcttactatactatgacgttttatgccgtttttatgccttactatagtttgacattttttcacctttttacatcttactatactatgatgtttttatgccttagtatactatgacttatgacatatatatgacatatttgtcccaatatcaagagtgatgttaccatatATGTCATTAcaagaggatatattattatgatataTACACATCGTTTGGATATATTAAGATATGTTTATAACATACATGAAATTCTCAAAGTGAAACTTTATTACAACATGCTTTAAAAGTTTATGTTTgtatattattttctcaatattaaatttaatatagtttatatgttatattttcatatataatgGAAATATACTGACAGgatttgggatggatatatatttatgtaacatacagtatgtctataatataaacctataatataaacagacacactaaaatacatgtttctgttAGCTTGATCgatatgtcaatatatgatttcatatgtaattttttacattttatacacatatatatattctgtatatacatatatgattttacttaaTATGTACTTATATTTGATATATGGAAattaaacacatgcacatatattacatttgcatatcttatatgttaataaaccatttggttgacggcattaaaaagtcaatctctttgttttggaggggtggcggTGTTGTTGCATCCGTtccaatgttgagaccaaacctacacccttgttATGAATATACACACTTAGAATCTCACCTCTCCTCATGACTCCAACGCCCTGCTGCAACACATTGGCTTGGCTGGTCTCGCTCTTGCCTGGATCCTCGTTGATTATTGCCAGGTTCTGATTCCAGTGACACCAATGAACCTCATCCACCCTGATATAACAAGACACCCCTGTGATTGACAGTTTTCTTTGAAGTGGCATTGGCGCTGCTGAGTGAGTGGTTATGAGTAATGCAAAATACCTGAAGCACCAGCGTCTGTCTGGTGTGCCATCCCAGTTCTTCCCAACAGTCACCCTCTCTCCGGCTCGAAAAGACTTGCGGAGGCAGACTGGGAATGAGCGCTCGATGTCCAAGATGGTTGTTGCCCACTATTTGCCCagtatacattatatataaacaTGTTCAGGTAGAGTATTTATCCCTCTCTATTtacagaaacatattttctcaaacATCTAGTGGTATTTAGCCATTCAGAcagctttggttttatttgtccaggttgTGAGATATCTGACTATGAGATTTCTTCCTCCactcaaatacaaataaaatcataaaatgaaaatcaaattttGTTCAGAAatcatggtgcccagaggatgactcctgatgacttttcctctagtgtcGCCATGAAGTGCACATGTAGTGTTGAGCGAAATGTctcaacatttattaaatagattgccatgaaatttaataCACACATTCACGGTACCTACAGTATGAATGGTAAAAACTTTAGTGATTCATTACCTTTTTTTAACCAGCATCAATCTCAATACCTGctaaactaatgacattcccatcagcctcagttgtaGTTTGTGTTAAGAGCTTATtagtaaatgttaaaatgctaacATACTAAACTAAAATAGTAAATATTATACAAGCTAAACAACATCTTGTTAATCATTGTTGATTTGAGCATGTCAGCTTAAAGCACCCTGTGCCTTGGTACAGCCTCACATAGCCACTAGAGTGTTTGTAGACTCATAGGCttgtttaaatttcatttttcaaaattgcattttgtttgtttcacctAACATGTGTTGTtgatggaggcagaaatcttAAAGATGAATCTATGAAAACCTGGACAATTTAAGCCAAAGCCATCTGCATGGCTACATACCACTCAAAGTAATGAGACAAACAACCAGCTCACCTGAAGTTTCCAGATCTTCTTGCTCTCCTTCGACACCTGCCCCACAGTCTCCCCCATCAAAGCGATCAACATGttgagcagcagcacaaacGTGAGGATGATATAAGTAATCAACAGGATGAGGAAGACCGCTGGATACTGTGCGCTGTGGATCATATCCAGTTCTCCCATTCCAATGGTCAGCTTGAAAAGGTCCAGTAGGAAGGTACTAAAAGTGTCTGGGTCCCGGCACTTGGGGTAGGTGGGGCAGCCCCCTTCACATTCAGTGCCCGGTGGAGGACACACTGTCAGCAGGGACACCAGGGCTGTGGGTTGGAACAGATAATGTTGGATTGGATCTATGAGCACTTGGAGTAAGGAGTAATTCAACTTTCTGAGAGCCACGCTAATTCACTTTCTTGTCTAGAGTTAGATTTGGAAATccataccactctcatatcatATCGTCTCTTAAGCTATACTTAAGAGACGATTCGCTTGGCAGaaggactggaaacagggtGAAATAGTCAGGTACATAACCCTCTGTAAAACCACTGGGTGATGATTTTACACTGAGGTTTTTGTATAGatcaaacagaaatattgtgTAAAGTAGTCAGCATTACAAGTACTAATAAGcgatttttctttcctttgaaGCCATGCTACAAGCCAGAGTAcgctagcttagcataaacactggaaacggGGATATACCCTGTTAGAGTTAACAGGTAGACATTTAGCTTACCTTAGTGTAAAAGAgagaatgtttttattattatatatatccCAATCTAATTCATggtaaaataatgaatttcCCATAACTATCCCTTTAAGTAATGCTGACACAGGCCTGTAAAATTAGATGAACATAAGCCTACCTGATGCATATCCAATCATGAAGAGCACATACACCAGCAAAAATCTGAAAAGGTCTTTGAAAAGAATCtgagaacaaaaaataaaaggagtGTTAAGACTCATGGATGCTGACGTTTAAggttaattaattttctgttaatttcCTCCAGTGTCTAACCTTCTGTATCATAATGCTGTAGGTGCCAGTGAGCTTCAGGCCTCTGGTGAAGTAAAGTGTGTTCATCCAGCCAAGGACAAGTGCAAACACCATCACAGACACATAGGCTTTAATGCCAGACAGGTAGAGAGCAGCTGTGACTACAATCAGTACAGAGTAGATGAAACtagagaggacagagaaaaacttTGTCAAAGAACCAGTTCCAATGCTAAAGTCTGTGATACTGATTTAATACATGAAGGCTCGATTGCTAGTATTTGACATTGTTACAGAATGTAGACATCACAGCCATGTTGCTAATGATCTAAATCAACACGGTTCAGAGAGGTGCATGATattctctgctctttgtttgtATCATGGGTTTAATTAAAGATGTAAACTATGAAACATGCCAGCGAGGAGGTTTAGATATTAATTAGATGACTCAATTAAAAGGATGCAAAATTTGCCCCTGGTAAAAGTCAGCAAGAGCTGCAGCAGATTTGAGGAAGAGGcggaggagggacagaggatAGGGACTTACTACAGCAGCTGAAAGgatccatcaataaataaagactTCACCCCGGGACACTTCTTCAGGAAGACATCTTTAATCTGCAAAAAGCAGGAGATACATTTCCATAATGACAACAACACTGTCGTTCTAGTTTTGAATTTGATGCAAGAGTCTGGGAAACAGTGGAGAGACAATCAGTGATTAATCTGTAAAGATGCATCAAACTCACATTAGTGAGGAAAAAGAAGATTCCCGATGCCAAGGTGACAATCTCTCCCACCATCCGCAGGTAGTCAGAGGATGTTTTGTAGGGGTACGGAGGCTGAAGGGAGAAAGATGAGACTTAGTGAtgacattaatttaatttagattcAACTCAACCTgaatttttttacattaaatagcTGTCTGTTAAGAATAAAGCTAGAGTCGGCTGCTGGTTAGTATAGTTTTGTATTAACACATAACCCTCcatctgtttttacatttaggTGTGTGTATTGATTAAACAAATAGAATATAATGTGTAAATCGGATTCAAAAAATTAAAGGTGGATTTTGGAAGATTTTTAACTTTGGACAGAGAGCCAgcctagctgtttccccctgcttcttatgtttatgctaagctaagctaaccagctgctggctgcatatttactgtacagattTGACAGTGGCATTGTCTACTCATCTACCTCTTGCCAAGAAAGCAGATGAGCGAATTTCCCAAAGTCCCTAAATACATGATGCATTAGCATTTCgtttgaaaacagtttttaaggGATCTAATGTGCAGCACATGTGGCCTacataaaacacagcacataTATATTAAATAAGCAAAAATTTAAATCTCTTCTATGGTATAAATATGTTCACATGGTGTATTGAAAATTCAGCGCTGCAGGGGCACATTCAACAATTTCATATTCTGAATCACTGATCAGTTCCCCCTTCAATCTAGCCACACTGAGGACAATTGACATTTTCAGTTGTTCCGCACCCACCGTTTCCTGTGTTGGGTGGTAATAAGCCACTAGGGTGAAGGTGATCATGGTGATGAGGTAGGAAACCACACTGATGTAAAAGGTGACAGCAGCAAACTTCTGCCATTTGGCCCTAAGCAGCTCGTTGATGGGCTCCACTGCCAGCATCTCATGGCGGTTCTGACAACAGGACCAGAAACATGACACAAATACAAtgtaatcaaaataaaataacaaaagtctGATCTTTGTACACACGAGACATTTTTCCTGCATGCTCCCGTACATTTCAggcatttttatgtttagtCTTATTTTATAGTCTTTTTTTATATCAAGCCTGGTGTTTTGTTGCTCTTAATACCCTGATCTTGAgagaaataacatttcatttcagccttttgaatgacaaataaacaaaaaattgtCTTCATTCACCTCATTGCGACTGTTGTAGACAAGGATTTCCAGCACAGATGGTTCCTCTCCACATGTATCCAATGACGATAGATCATAGAGGGAGGAGTACACTGGACCGTATGCCCAGTCCTTAAACTTTCGAGACAGATGACGGACTTCCTCATCTTTGATCTCACGCCGGATAATGTGCTGAAAAACCTGGAGGAATATGGAGAAGGTAACCTAATGTAGAAATGTGATGAGGAAAACTTTCATTATACCCTGATACATCATCATCCCTACCCCTATCTTGCCCAGCTTGGCAGCCATCATGAGAGGTGACATGCCATCACTGTTGAGCACTGTCTCCAGGCTGCATTCCGGGTAGAGCTTAGCGCTCTTGATTAGCAGCAGGTCGTACATCTTTGTGAGGAAACGTGTGTTGTCCTTGGTGTTGTCCGCAATGTGCACTAGGGCGTGCAGTACTGTGTTTCCACGTGAGTCCTGGCGCCGCAGGTCGGCTTTCTTGTGTGGATTCTCAGTCAGGTAGTGCACAATGTCAGGCTGGTTAGTGCATGCAGCCAGTGAGAGAGGCAGCTCACCTgggcaaacagagagagagagagagcactcaCTTCACACTCAATTCACAGGAGATTAAGAGAACTGCATTCCAGCTTAAAAATAAGCAAATCAACAGGAGGGTTAATTAGGAACTATAGCTGGCGTCTGTATGTTTTTGCAAAGCATACTAAACATGGATCAAAGATTTGACTTAAATCCCTGCTATGAAAACAGCACAATTAGCAGTTGTTTGAGGGAGGGGCGCAATGGGGCCAGAGTGCCaaaagcagctgctgaaaatgaGCCGTTGCCATGGGTGACAGATTACTTTGTCACCTCACATAGAAACGCTCCTCTTCATGGATTTGCACGGGTGCATGCAGAGTGTTAGCGTGAGTCTAAATCCCATTAGCCGTCAGCCCTGCCAGGTTCCTGTTCACCTCACTGCAAAGCTCCGCAGCAAATTACTCACACTGTGCCCGGACACGCTGGGATTTGGGAATGACAACCGTGCTAAGTGCAAATAGAAATCATCTCCTCTGTGATGAGTGAGGAATATAACACTTGAATGTAATCAAATAAACAATTCTTAAATTGGGTtgggtaaataaataaaacagagtcCAGAACAAGTCACTTCTACCtttcttttcatgcttttttagAGTAACATTAATATCAATTATATCTGCCATGATTATCATCAAAAAACTAAAGTGACATATCGttataaatacaaacatattcTTCTCTGGGTATCACATTGTCTACTGTGATGGAGGAGATAGGGCCTTTACAGaagccagcagagggcagtgttgAGTTTAATTTACAggctgatttatttttccttctggTCGGCAGAGGATGTTTACTTTTCTTAACTGCTGAATACAGACACCTTTCACTGGACGCGCCTCTTGAACATATGACATAATGCTtgtcttttcatgtgtttttggagCATTACTAATGACGGTTCCTCGTACGACACTTCAAAAAACATTTGGGTGTAAGGTGGAGTTCACCACTGGACCACTGCAGTAGCTGACTGTATTAGTCCAGCCAACACTCACCACGTTAAAAAGAGAATGGGTGGGGTGTAATGTCACTTAATTTCTGTACGGCAACAGAGATTTCTTTGCCAGGAAAATGTACCGTTGGTCAACTATTTTATCTTGGCAACTGCAGCACATTACAAAACTTTGATGTCAACTCCAGGTTGTAAAAGACAGAAAGGCCACTTGTGTGTAAAGCAGAAACTTAGAGCCAACGTGGAAATTGAAAAAGTGATGAGTGAAGTCACAGAAACCTCAGACAAACCACATCCTTACAGCCGTATGAGGCAGAAAATACAGTAACAGCTTTTCAGAACCCAACGTCtgaatgtttctgtctttttatctcCTAAATACAGATACCATATAAagatacagaaacacaatgaaCTCTGTTGTTCGAAAACATGGTTTATGTGTGTGACAAAGGTCATTACCGAAGTAGAAGTAGCCCCCCTCGTCTTTGGGCTGGAAGAAACGTCCCCTCGCCTGGGCGTGAACATCAGCCCCCTTCTCCACCAGTAACTCAACGTACTGCTTACAGCGTCGCTCTATGGCAATGTGGAGCGCCGTTTGACCTGACagtgcaacaaaacacaacacagaggcGTTATTTCATACCACTGCTTTGTGTGCTGTgttcagttgaaaaaaaaaatcatgtgaaaGATTGTTTTCCAATAATAACTAAATTGAGGTGTATGGAGTTCGTTATGTTGACAAATAAGCAAATAAGACAGTTACACGAAAGAAGGAGTATCCAACTTGCCATTTGTCTACAGATATTTGTCTTTTGTGAAACTGATGCCCAATTATGAACATGAGGGTGCAGGTCGTAAAACACTATAAGCTGTGAGGGGTTAGGGCTAGATTTATGTGCAGGTTGTTTCTCTGGAATCACCCGTAGAAACTGAGCCCTTaaagatttttatgttttcacataAAAAGTGTTTCCTgcatgagcaaaaaaaaaaagaaaataaaaattgtgaaattaCTTGTGAAAAGTACAGAGATTAGGTCAATATgtaaacaataacaatgcaACATCACATTTTGTATTACAAGGTGAAAAGGCTTCTGTCACAGGCTGTATACAGTGCTGTTACACACAACTGTGTAATAAAGTCACTGCAAAAACATTCTTTTTCCCTGCTAATTGGGCCTCACCCACCAGTCTGGCGATATAGTAACGAACCACTGCTTCTGGTAGCTTCAGTGCAAGATGAGGGGATTGTAGTCTACTACAAAACTGTACAATTCAAATTAGATGCTTATTTCTTAAACAActcatttaaattacaaatgagtTTTATGTAACTGCGTGTTCTCATTATTGGGCTGTTTCCATACCTCTGTAGTACAGATCCCTAAAGGGAGAATTTATGAACTCTCTGAGGTTTCCCGTCTTCTCTGCGATGTCGACCAGCAGTGGGATGGTGTCGTTCTGACCACCATAAAGGTTCATCAGGGCCTTAGGCAGGCACGTCTTACCCGTGGATGGCTCTGTTAGCAaagtgagataaaaaaaatttctttGACAGAATTGTTTAGAGAGGATAGTTTAAGATTCTTTGTGCAGTCATACATACCCCCTAAGTCCTATCAGATGAACTCAAATACACCCTCCTCAACACTACACTACAACACTTTTAAACTGGATGTTATTtaccattaaaaacattataaaagtGGATGCTGTAGTAATCATTTTTGTTACAATTGAATTGTCATTGTTTAGGTTGGTTTATTCAACCGTTTATTCGTTACTTTAAGCTATTTAACTATTTACCCATTACTTTCAGCTAAATATTTCAAACCTTTGTCCATTACTTTTCCACAACCCAGGCAACTGATGAAGTGGGTGCCTTTGTTAAAATCTATTGTCATGTAagtgacttcctgttgtgttcctCTTAATGTACTACGAGTGAGTacaaaaggaaagaagacaGCCAGAGTTTAGTGAGCTTTGTGAAAGTCACTTTCAGGGTCATAAGAACAAACTGTTGAAGATAGGGGTCATGGCAGCCCTTTACAATTTTTAGTTtctcagttaaaaaaaaaaagtctgtaagCCAGAGAGATGACAGTTTGCTGTgatttttctctgcttcttgttATAAGCCTGAAAAAACTcttcaaataaacaggaagctTTCTTGGGCCTGCCCTTAGGAGACAAAGACTGAGACATTGCTCCACCTTTTCCTTCTCACATTGTCTGAAGCAAAAAACTGCAGAAAGAGGGAAGCAAGGGAatacaaaggtcaaaggtcaaccaCCTAGATAAAGCTGAGTTTCTGCAAAGGCAGAGTAGAGATTTAAAAGTTAGAAATTTGACAGAAACTGTGTAAAAGAGTGAGAAATGAACCTATGTTTTTTAGATCTTAAACCCTTTTTATTCCCTTATAGTCTAATTTTTCAGCGGTTGTTTGGACAGGTGAAAAATAAGTACATAGAAATCTATACACATTTTAGTTTCACCTCTGAACTCCTCATCAGTTA
This genomic window from Seriola aureovittata isolate HTS-2021-v1 ecotype China chromosome 5, ASM2101889v1, whole genome shotgun sequence contains:
- the trpv4 gene encoding transient receptor potential cation channel subfamily V member 4; translation: MNEGRSALFRRCHLALSKADTLTSVPAKAALSVDAGNGEATQPESEVAFPLSELSDLFESVDASPSTQDSAVELVQPDQPADSRQNLRMKFQGAFKKGISNPMDLLESTIYDSNVVPGPKKAPMDSLFDYGTYGHMSNQKRRRKKLPRGKTETSIDDGPSSEPPKVMKTFNRSVLFDCVSRGDPKALEGLMEYLQSHGKRLTDEEFREPSTGKTCLPKALMNLYGGQNDTIPLLVDIAEKTGNLREFINSPFRDLYYRGQTALHIAIERRCKQYVELLVEKGADVHAQARGRFFQPKDEGGYFYFGELPLSLAACTNQPDIVHYLTENPHKKADLRRQDSRGNTVLHALVHIADNTKDNTRFLTKMYDLLLIKSAKLYPECSLETVLNSDGMSPLMMAAKLGKIGVFQHIIRREIKDEEVRHLSRKFKDWAYGPVYSSLYDLSSLDTCGEEPSVLEILVYNSRNENRHEMLAVEPINELLRAKWQKFAAVTFYISVVSYLITMITFTLVAYYHPTQETPPYPYKTSSDYLRMVGEIVTLASGIFFFLTNIKDVFLKKCPGVKSLFIDGSFQLLYFIYSVLIVVTAALYLSGIKAYVSVMVFALVLGWMNTLYFTRGLKLTGTYSIMIQKILFKDLFRFLLVYVLFMIGYASALVSLLTVCPPPGTECEGGCPTYPKCRDPDTFSTFLLDLFKLTIGMGELDMIHSAQYPAVFLILLITYIILTFVLLLNMLIALMGETVGQVSKESKKIWKLQWATTILDIERSFPVCLRKSFRAGERVTVGKNWDGTPDRRWCFRVDEVHWCHWNQNLAIINEDPGKSETSQANVLQQGVGVMRRDRWSTVVPRVVELSKGREAVIEMEPLTRRR